The DNA window TTGTGATGTCTGCTTCAGGTTTCAGATGTCAAGTTCACTCTGACGTCAAAGTAGGCCCTAGTTCAGGGTTAAAGGATGGGGAAAATTCATCTGGAAGTTGGAGGATCAAGATGCTCTATGATGGCGATTGCCCACTCTGTATGCGTGAGGTTCGTTGCACAATTTATTATTGCTGGGACTTGTTGTATTGAGCTAATGCATGCTTTAGAAGATCGTAAAATAAATACAGCATTTTGTTTTTCTACACTTGCTTGACTGGTGTGGCAAGGGACAACTGATTTGTGAAAACTGCAAATGTGAATGGTACATGAATGGAGCAACTAGTTGCCTAACTCAAATGGAGAGAACAAATCATTGTCTAGACTCTTCATTCTGTACAAATTTCATAGTGTGGATAAATTTCTTGTTGAACTACCCAGTGACTTTTATGTtctcaaataaacaaaatatggcTTGTTTTAAATATGTAGTCTAATTAGAACTTTTCTGACATCATCTTATTCTTTCCCCCATCATACTTTATTCTTTCCTTGGGAATTGCTGCTAGCCGTATATTTTACGTTAAATCGGTATAAAAAACTTTGGTTGGGACGTCTGAGACCATGCATGAAGCTTATCTGTGAGACAGTGGCGAACACTATTAGCTGAAATACAAATACTATGAAGCAGTACCTTCAAAATAGTTGCATATTTTACTCATATTTATAAAGTGCAATGTTGTTTTAAGTTACAGATAAAACATCACATCAATGCTGACCAATATTGGTTTTGCAGCAGAAACTAAATTTGCCCTACCGCTCATGTATTTACAGGTAAACATGCTGAGGGAAAGAAACAAATCCTATGGAGCTATAAAATTTGTTGACATAAGCTCGAAAGATTACTCTCCACAAGACAATCAGAACCTTGATTATGAAACTGTACGTATTTCTTGTAACTACAGATTGACTTGTTTGGTTATGACATACATTGTACTTTCATGTCCTCGTGTCTTTTTAATGTGAAAATACTACTGCAACAAAGATAATCTAGAATCGGTGCACGAGGCAGAGGATTTCTTTGACTTCTGTTAATCCAGCTACTTCTATTTTTACCTAGTCACTGCTGAATTAGTTAGTTGTTTCCTGAAATCATACTTCATCATAACGTTATGTTATAAAAGATGGAAGGCCATAGGCCCAGCTTTTACAGAAAGCTGAAGGATAATGCTTTTGTTATGTGGCCAACTTTGTAGATATAGAAGGTCCTTAAGCATAATATGTATTTGTTTGTCCTCTCTTTTCccctgaagtttttttttttttcaggccaTGGGGAGGATACACGCTATACTTTCAGATGGAACAATAGTCACAGATGTTGAGGTATGACAGAGGCACTGTCTCAGTGTCTCCTAAAAAATTCAGGAATTTCTCTTTAAAGAAAATCAGAAGATACTGCCAGGTGAACTATTGGGTTATGTTGAAACACATCGGGTCACGAAATAACACATAGGGTTATGTTGTAACATATAATAGTTTGAACATATTTTGCAACtaatgaaagaaagaaattccatGTGGTCACTAATTCAGCATGAAAGTAATGGATGACTAAATTGTATGACTACCCAAAATATTTAATTCCCATGTGGTCACTTAAATACTCTGCATCTCTGTGCATGTTTCTGTGTTTGTGTGCTTGATCTACTTCAAATACCAAGATTGAGTCTGTACTGACACTAAGTAAGCAAAAATAGCAGTGTTACTCAGCATTATATTTATTGATGACATGCAAGAAGTATAGCTGTATTGCAATAGAGCTTATTGGCATGTATGTCATCACATTCCTAGCAGTAATTGTGCTAACTTTGTGAGATGAAATGAGATGATAAAGAACTGGACTTCAATGTTAGTTGACTTTGACAAAAGCTACCAAATAATCTCATACTGCACTGCCAGGCTAACTCGTATGAGCGTTTAATTTCAAGATAAACAAGATGCTCTTACCTTGTAATTTCGGCAGGCTGTGTTTTGTCATCTATCTCTGCTTGGTGAATGATAGGATGTGAATTATCTTTAGTCCATCATGTAATGCTGCTACTCTGAATGAACTGAAATGGAAGCCACTGTTTAAAAAGGAAAGCAGATGCTCTTATGAATCTATGCATAAGTTTTATGTTAGTATATAGTAGTATTATGTTTTATGCCATTTGATAACAGTAACTGTGGTTGTTATTGCAGGCATTTAGAAAGCTGTATGAGGAAGTGGGACTTGGTTGGATTTATGCAGTTACTAAGTATGAGCCTGTAAGTGCGTATTAACACAAAGCAAATAGCAGGATGTCACAATGTTAACTTTTAGCTGCATGGTTCTTATATAATCAGTAAATCAACTTAAAGAGTTGTTGAGTGCAATCTgttgttataaaaccagcctcttgtttgaacttttaatGCCTTTTACTTTTACTCGTCTCATTCTGATACTCCGCAGGTAGCTAAAGTAGCAAATGCAATATATGGTGTGTGGGCCAAATACCGGATGCAAATTACAGGTTTAGTGACTAAACATTTATCATCGGGTGCTCTGACAATGTTCTCGTTTCATTTATTTTGGTTGTCATCGGATGAAAATGAAGCACTTATGTAAACgaaatatgcatatattttttctgaATACTTCGGTGATTTCTTTTCTGCGATGTATGACAGGTCGACCTCCACTAGAGGAAATTATGGAATCCAGAAAACTAGCAGTAagcaatttttaatttttagtcaCGGGCTCATCTCTGGAAATTCACCGTCTGCGTGTGAATGACTGCTGTTTTTCCGCAGGCCGAATGCAAAGATGATAAAGTGTGCAAGATGTGAGCAACGGAGCATCGGTCTGCTGTGGCTACCATTCCCACATACGCTTAGGTAGACACACAATCACACATACAAAGCTAATCTCACCATACAGATCATTATAATGCATAGTGCTATAGATAAGATTATGAGAACGACGATACAGTAATTTGCCTGAGATGTAATAGTATCATCTGTACACTGAATAAATGACAAATAAATCTTCAGAAAAAACAAAGCAGCAGTATGATTGATTTTTCATTTCGCATTGACTTCTTCGATACTGCAGTGAGCTTCCTTCTCATCTTCACGAAATTCTACGGTTTGAGTCAGTTCCACCTTGAGCTGACCATATTCACCGTATGCTGCCTGATCATCAGCCATCTCCATTTCCCTTACAGAGCAGCTTTGTGAACTTAAGAAGCAGCAAGCAACCGAACTTTCCATAGAACCACAGCACATCAAGATTGCAAATTTTGTAGGGCTTCACAACTTGCAGTAACATCTATCTCatgaatatattatttttattgtgatACAGCTAGCCTATTCTGAAGGATTATCAAGAATGTTAAGATTA is part of the Oryza glaberrima chromosome 4, OglaRS2, whole genome shotgun sequence genome and encodes:
- the LOC127771832 gene encoding uncharacterized protein At5g50100, chloroplastic; translation: MASSLARMGAALPRVRPRAAARFPPPPGRWDSAAALRRAPVYGFRCQVHSDVKVGPSSGLKDGENSSGSWRIKMLYDGDCPLCMREVNMLRERNKSYGAIKFVDISSKDYSPQDNQNLDYETAMGRIHAILSDGTIVTDVEAFRKLYEEVGLGWIYAVTKYEPVAKVANAIYGVWAKYRMQITGRPPLEEIMESRKLAAECKDDKVCKM